A stretch of DNA from Maridesulfovibrio sp.:
TGACCGCAGGAGGTCCCCTGCGAGAAGGAATGGAAGCTCTGGGAATCAGGGACGACGACCCCATAGAACTGGTACGCATCCTGCCGCCCATGGAATTCACGGCTCTGATCAAGGGCCGGGGACGCGTCCGTATGGCCGAAGGCATGGCTGCCAAAATACTCGGCCATATAGGGGAAATGGAATGCCAGTTCGCCAATGCCGCTACCGGAGCGGACTTTGTGGTGGACAAGATTATCGGCGGCAGGCGGGCCAAACGGGCCATATCCTCGCTGCAGATCGAACCGGGCATTATCATGCGGCTGGAATCGGTGGAAAAAGCCTCAAGCTTCCATCTGGCATGCAAGGACCGCTGCGTCATCAGCAGCAGTGAAGGCCTGCGCATCTTCCTGCGCCACGATCAGGCCGATTCAATAGTTGTTTCATACGACCAGCCCGAAAACGGGGATACCACGGAATGAGCAGTCCCTTCCAAAACGCCCCGCGCGTGGTCCATGAGACACGAAACCGCCTCCGTATCCGCTGGAAAACGCTGCTTTCCCCGGAACTTGATTCCGACTATCTGGCCGCATGGATATCCAATCTGCCGGGGGTCCGCGATGTGCGGGTCAATCCACAGGGACGCTGTCTGATAATCCGCTACAACGGAACCCCGGAAAGCAGAAACGAAATATTGGAAGGGCTGAACCGCATTCCCCCGCAGGCCTTTTCAAGAGCAGAACCAGCCGTGCGCAGGCGCAGACTCATAGATGCGGCCTGGAGTTCGGGACTGGCGGCCGGACTTCCGTTCATGCCCGCAACCATACAGGCTCCCGTTGCCACGGCAATGGGAATGCCCGCCGTACTGGCAGGACTGGATACTCTCATCTCCGATGGCCCGAAGGCCCGTGTACTGGATATGACCACCATCGGGGCCAGCCTGCTCCGCGCAGATTACACAACGGCGGCATCCATCTCGTCCATGGTCGTAATCGGTGAATGCCTGCGCCAGATAACCGATGACCGCTCAAACTCCCTGCTCAAAAGCCTCACCGCATCCCCGGTAAAAGAAATCTGGGTGGAACAGGACGGAAAAGAAGTAAGTATCCCTTTTGAGAAGGTGCAGGCCGGAGATGTGGTTCTGTTCAGCAGCGGAGAACTTATTGCCGTGGACGGCACAATTACGGACGGCGAAGCGATTCTGGACAGGAGCTCGATAACCGGAGAATCCGCGCCGGTTAAGGTAAGCCCCGGTGATGAAGTGGTCTCCGGAAGCATACTGGTGGAAGGAGAATTACGCGTCAAAGCTGCCGGAACAGCTTCTGAAACCAGTATGGCCCGCATCACCCGGCTGATGACCGGAGCACTCTCGGAACAATCCGCGACCGAAAGGAAAAGCAGCCGCCTTGCCGATGCGCTGACACCGGTTACGCTGGGACTGGGAGCTGCCCTCTACGCCGCAACCGGCGACATGGAAAGAGCCCTTTCCGTACTGACCATAGATTTCGCCTGCGCAGTAAAATTCCCTGCTCCGGTGGTAATCAAGACCTCAATGTACGCGGCAGCCAAAGAAGGTGTAATCTTCAAAAGCGGAACAGCCCTTGAATCTCTGGCCGAGGTAGATGCAATAGTCTTTGACAAAACAGGCACCCTGACCCGTGGAGAACTAGATGTTACCGACATAATCGTCTGCTCCCCAAGGAGTGAGGACGAGCTACTGAACCTTGCGGCAGCGGTTGAAAACCGCCACGGCCATCCCGTAGGACAGGGCATCATACGCGAAGCTGAAAAACGAGGACTCCCCCCCTTGCAGGCAACAGACACCGACCTGAGCATAGCCCACGGAGTAAGCGGCGTTGTGAACGGCAGCCTTGTAAGGGCCGGAAGCCGCCATTTCATAGCTGATGACTGCGGAACGGATTGCTCCGCGGTATCGGACCGCACCGTAAGATTGAGGTCGGAAGGCAAAACACTCGTCTATGTTTCCTGTGACGGACATCTGGAAGGCATTGTGGCGCTGATCGACACCATCAGGCCCGAAGCGGAAACCGTATTGGAAAGTCTAAAGGAAACGGGAATTAAAAAAATTGTCATGCTGACCGGGGATCATGCCGGAACGGCAGCTGTATTCAAAAAGAAGCTGCCTCTGGTGGACGAGATCCGCACAGATCTTACCCCGGAACTAAAATCCGAAGTGGTCGGCGATCTCCAGTCCGAAGGATACAGGGTCGCGGTTGTGGGAGACGGGGTCAACGATGCCCCGGCCTTTACCGTGGCGGGCATGGGGATATGTATGTCGCGCAGTACCGGCCTTGCCAGAGAATCCGCGCACGTTGTTCTGGACCGCAACAGTCTGGACGGCCTGCTGACCGCACGAGCCGTATCCCTGCGGGTTAACGGAATTCTGCAAAACTGCTTCAATACCGGAGTTACTGTAAACACCGGACTGCTGGCGGCGGCAATGGCTGGAAAGCTCTCCCCGGCACTGGCCGCCACCCTGCACAACCTGAACACCTTCGCCATACTCGGCGCAGCAGCATGGGCCTCCTCCCGCGCCATGCCGCAATAACAAGGCCGGTAGTTCCTGAATCGGAACTACCGGCCAATATTCTTCCGCGCATTATAATCCCTGACTATACGGTGGTAAGATCAGGTTATTGCGCTCCGGCCTTCAATTCGGATTCAGCCTTGGCATCACGGATCATTTCCTTGACTTCGTTTGTGGACTTCCTGAATGTGTCCACGGTCCAGTCCTTGGCTTTGATACCGGCCTTTATCGTGGATTTGGTAACATTGCGGACTGTTCCGGACTTGGTGGCCGCATAACCGATCAAACCGCCTACCACTGCTCCAGCCGTAAAAATCGCAACTTTTCCTAAAGTCATTATATTCTCCTTGGTATCTGCCGAGCTCAGGACTCGGCGGTTTTTGAAGCGGCCCTGCCGCCGAAAGTTCTGTTCCACAGATATTTTGTTCCGGCCGCAACACCGACAATCCCTGCCAGACCGAGCAGCCCACCGATGCCCGCAGCACCGACAACCGCAACACCTGCGGCAGTGGAAAGCCCGGTTCCGACAGCCTCAAGGCCGATATCGGTTGCGGCTTCGGATTTAGTCATTGTTCCGTCATTCACCCGTTTTATATCTCTTGCGGCGGCTACAGTTGCGCCCACAACAGCCCCTACCGTTCCTGATGCGCTCACAGCCGCAGGCAGCAGTGTGCGCGATGCTACAACACTCATAATCAGACTCCTGTATGCCCGAAAACCGGGGTTAGTTTAAAAAGGTTGAAAGATCGAAATCGACCAGTTCAGCCAATTCCGTTGCTGTTTCCTGAAATTCTTCCACGCTTGCGCAGGTAAAAAGCCTGTGCAGCAGACGCGGATCAAGAATCCGGTCATCATAGCGCATGGTCATGGACCGGGTAAGCGGGTTGAAAGACGTTCCGGTTATTCCGGGCATGTCCTGCCCCTTGGGCGGACCGAACCCGTTAACCTTTACGTATTTGATGACTTTTGGATTTCCGATGACCGAAAGGTCGAATTTCAACTTCAATCTGCCGGGAGTATGGCTGCCTACCGTAATGTGTTCACGCAGGCCGAGCATGAGATCAAGATCCATTATTCGGCCCTCGCTTCGGATTGCGCACCCGCAATCCTCACAATCTCGCTTTCCGAGATCAATGAAGAGTCAAAGCGGACAACCAGACCGGAGCAGACCTGGTTAGGCCTGACCCAGTGTATGCCTTCGCTATTGTCCGCATATTCAGACAGTCGGCAGACTGCCGATTCAAAACCGCTGCCAGTAGGAACCTTCAGCCTCACGCGATCCGGAAGCCTGTGCTTTACCACGATCTTTTGCATCTCAGTTCTCCTTCATCTAATGGAATTGCAGTATTCGTTTCTGATGAAGGCAGAATAAGACCTGAATATAGAAAACGTAAAATCGCGATGCTGATTTGCAGTATCAAAATTTTATGCCGACCAGGCATACGAAGACGTGCTAATTATGCAGAGGAGAAATTAAGTGTGTGGAAATAAAGCGTAAAGCTCCCGGAACAGCAACAATTATACATGTGATACCGGTCTATTATTTTAGTTTATTACGGCAATTTTCGCAAAGACCGTACAAAGACATCCGGTGTCGGGTGAGGGTGTACCCGTTAGCCTTGGCCAGCTTTTCCTGCCTGCGCTCGATTTCATCATCGTAAAATTCCACTTTGCAACCGCAATTTACGCATATCAGATGATCGTGGTGTCTATGCCCGTAAGCATGTTCATACAGAGTGGCCTCTTCACCAAGATCAAGGCTGTCTGCAAGTCCGGAATCAACAAGCAGTTTCAATGTACGGTATACTGTGGCCTGCCCTATTTCAGGGTATTTCACACATACGATGCCGTACAGTTTTTCAGCGGAAAAATGGCCTTCGGTCTCAAGAAATGTTTCCGCAATAACCTTCCGCTGGGGGGTCACGGTCAGTCCTTTCCTTGAAAGATAATCGATAAATATTTTTTCAGCTGCTCCAGTCATGTCGACAATGAAAACAATTTTCATTGTCATGTCAAGTGTGTTCTCTATTTTTATAGGAATAAACTTCTATACCTTGCATAACACTCAGATATAACAAATAAAAAAAATCCAAGCTCCCGCATGCATAGACAGATACGAGTCTCGGATTTTTACCGTATAATATATAGTAGAGTCTTTTTGACAGTCCGGGGTGGTGCCCATACAGCATCACCCCGGACTCTAAAACCTGATTACGTAAAAATTACGGCAGCAGGATATCTTCCAGAGGCTTGCGGTTGTGCTCTGTCGGCTGCCCGGCTGCCGGGTGTCCTACGGCCAGAAGACCTACTACCCTTATTTCTGCCGGAATATTCAAAAGCTCTTTCACCTTCTGCTCGTTATACATCCCCACCCAGCAGGTGCCGAGCCCGAGTTCCATGGCTCGCAGTATCATGAAGGAAACAGAAATCCCCACATTCATTGCTGCGGCCCCGAATTTTGCGGATTCAACAGCGGTGGACTCCCGTTCAACATAATCATCAATCCCGTCCATGGTATCGCCCTGAACCAGATTGTTATCGCGGAAGAAAAAGGCACTGGCCTGTGAATCGCGCACATATCCGGAAATATCGGCGCAGCAGGCGATTATAGCCCCTGCCCCGGACAGCCATGTCTGCGTGCGGGTAACTTCCTTTTTACCGAACTCCAGCAGCATAGCCTTGTCCTGAACCGCCTTGAAACGCCAGGGCTGCGAATTCAGGCTTGAAGGGGCCAGACGTGCAGCCTGAAACAGGCTTTCCAATTGCCCGGCGGAAACAGGTTCATCGGTGAAAGTACGCACACTGTGCCTTGAAGTGATCGCATCCATTACTCCCATCATATTCGAACTCATATATTTCTCCTTTCAGCATATGCAGTTATCCTGATTAACCCCGTTGCAGTCACTCCGGTTCAGCCTATTGAGAACAACGCTTCACCATGTTTGCCCGGACTCAGCCACGTATCGGAGCTATCTACCCTTGAACAGTAATAATAATGAAACCTACACCAGGAAACCGTATAGCAAAAGGATTTAAATATAGAACTTCATAATTATCGCCATGCGAACCGCCTTGCGCGCCCCATGACAAAAACAGCCATCGCGCATACAGCGACCAGCACCGGCCAGTGGGCCATGGTCAGAACTATGAAAACGCCCATGCTCAGCAGGACGGCAATAAACTTCGGCAGCGGTTTGTGAAAAAGCCTGACCGCAGCCAGCGTGCCCAGCAGGGCGTTGGTCAGGAAAAACCCGTCTGCCACGGCAAGCAGACCGGCCATATCAATAACATCAAGGCAGACGAGTCCTATCAGGATAACATGAATGACCGTATAACAGATCATAGCGGTCATAGGAGCGCCGAACCGGTTCCTTTTACCTAGAAAAGCAGGCAGACCTCCATGCTCACCCAGATGCGCCGCCAGCCGGGCAACTCCCCCGGCGAACACAATATATGTTGTGACGCAAAGCGCGGCAACAAGACCGCCCATTATCCACGGGGCGAATGATCCGAAAAGCGGATACAGGAGGACCGTAACCCCGCTCCCCGCATCGGCGGGAAAAGAACCGTACTGCATTCCGGCCCCGACGCTCACGAAAACCAGCCCGATAATTGTGGAAGCATACAACGCGGCACGGGGAATTGTTTTTTTCGGGTCTCTGACCTCGTTGCCGTAGTTGCCGACTATCTCCCAGCCGACAATCCCGAAGAACATGAGCAGGAGCGAGTACCCCATGGACCTGCCGTCAAAAGGAGGAAGATGATGGATTGATCCGCTGCCGGAGTAAAGGGCCAGCCAGGAACCGACCAGAAGGAGAATGGTCGACAGGGCCGCCAGAATTACGCCGATGCGGCTCATATTCTTCAATCCGCTCAAAATCAGCCCTGCACAGCTGACCTGAATAATAGCCATCACCAGAAACCGGTCCACCGCGGTCTCCGGAGCCAGCACGGGCGGAAGGTAGTTGACGATGGTGAGCATGACGGCAGCAGGGCCGAACATGGTCGCCGACATAAGCGAATATGAAGCCAGCCGCTTGGCACCGGGACCGAATGCATGCTCAATGGCCGTGGCTGCTCCCCCGTCTCCGGGAAACAGGGTGCCTGCGTGAGCAAAAACGTAGGCAAAGGCCACCCCGAACAGCGCTGTAATCAACCATCCGACTATGGCCCACTCTCCGACCACATTGAGAACCAGCGGCGGAAGTATTATTATTCCCGAGCCAAGAATGGAACCGGTCAACATGAGACTGAGCGAAAACGTTCCTATTTTGCGTTGACTCATAAAAACTCCTCTTGTTGAAATTTTCGTATTTATCAGGCACAAACAACGGAAAGTCCAATTCAAAAAGAAACTGCCAGCGTTCTGTTTTTCAGAACGCTAACAAAACAGACACAGGAGCTGAAATGGATATAAGGGAATTGAACTGCTTTCTGGCCGTAGCCTTCGAGGGCAACCTTACCCGGGCCGCTGAATCGCTTTTCCTCAGTCAGTCCGCCCTGAGCGGGCGCATCAGACAGCTCGAAGAGGAACTCGACTGCACACTCTTTGTGCGCAAGGCGCGGGGAATGGACCTCACAGACGAGGGAGAAACACTGCTGCCTTATGCAAGGAGTGCCGTACAGGCTATGGAGGAATTCAAGGCTCGCGCTGCCGGACTGAAACGTGAAGCGACTCCGTCTCTGGTTGTGGGGCTGAACACAGATCCGGCTTTCCTGCGGATGGCTGAGCTTGCCGGTCTCATGCGCAAGGCTGTGCCCAACGCACGCCTTTCCTTCATTGTCTCGCAGAGTCGCTACACGGCCAAGATGCTGCGCAGCGGAGAAATGCATGTGGGATTCCGGTTCGGAATGTGGGGAGAGGAAGGTATTTACGATGAAATGCTTTCATCGGTAACTCTTAACATTGCAATACCGAACAACCTTGTACACAAGGTGGAATTCGGGAACTGGCAATCACTGGGCAATCTCCCGTGGATTTATTCCTTTTCCGGCTGTCCTTTTCATGTGGTCCTGCGGGAACGTCTGTCCACCTACGGCACCGAACCGAATCTGGCAGAACAGGCTGATGACGAAAACATTATGCGCGAATTTGCCGCCGAAGGGCTGGGAGCAGCCATACTGCGCGAGGATGAGGCCAGACAACTCAAGGAATCCGGCAAAGCCAAACTCTGGCCAGAACCGCTGCACGTTCCGCTCTGCCTGTCCTACCCTACCGGTTCCGGGTATGCCACACCTCTGCGCGAATTCCGCGAGGTGGTCCGCAATGTTTTACGTACTGACAAGACCGACGGATTACATTTACCTGCCGATGAGTCAGCTGCTGTTCCGGTCATAACAGGGCGTTCTCAGTAACATATAGATTGATACAGAAAACCGGCCTGCCCTTAACGAATTCTGTTGACAAAACAGGACTTCTCTCCGAAATGTGTTTATGTGACGGATTGCCGTCACCGAACAGATAACACATGAGGTGGTCAATGGCCGCTCGTTCCCGCTCACGCGGCTCTCGTTCCAGGGCCGTCAAGGCCAGACGGTCTTCCAAACCCGCTCCGGCCCATGGCCGGATCAACTCCGATAACGGAATCACAGCAGAACAGGAAGCCGTGGCTTCGCGGGTCACTGAAGAATGCATGGATGCATTCAAAAACGGACTGAAGCCGGAAGGAAACTCCGCTTTACAGACCGGAGCGCGCAATGACATCAGGGCCTTGTATGAAATCGTCAGGGCTTCACTGGATGTCTTTGATTCAATGCTCGCAGAGCTTGTGCTGGACCCTCCCATGGACTGCAAACGGGGATGCATCTACTGCTGCGTCAATCAGGTTTCCCTCACCCCGCCCGAAGCCCTGTTTCTCGGTTTTCACCTGCTCGAAACACGTACCCCGCAACAACTGCTGGAACTTCACGCCAGAGCACGCACTCTTTCGGAAAGTCTTAAAGGAAAAAGTCGTCAGGAAATAGGAATGACGCGCCATCTTTACCCCTGCCTGTTCATGGAGAACGGCACCTGCTCAATCTACCCGGCGCGTCCGCTGGTATGCAGGGGATGGAATTCGGTAAATGCGCAGATGTGCAAACACAGCAACCAGTCCGGCGATGCCCTGGCCCCGATAGAAAACCACCCGCTGCCGAGGCTTCTGGCGGCCAGCGTGCAGACCGGGTTGCTGCAGGGAGCGCGCGACCTGGGGCTGGAAACGGGCTTCCTGCTCCTGACCAGAGCGGTACTGCTTCTCCTTGAAGGCGGTGCGGAACACGGGGTGATGAATTGTACGACCGACTGGCTCGAAGGCAGACCTTTTTTTGCACGGATCAGCACATTGATTTCCTGAACGTACAACACCGACCTTTCACATAAACTTACCGCAGGCCGGGATTCGACGCCCGGTCTGCATCAATCCATAATTTTCCCCAGCCCCCGTAAAAATCTTAATCCGGCGACAGACGACTCCACAGAAAATATCCAGCTGAATTAATAAAGATATTTCTTTACCTAGCTGGTTTTTTGCAAAAAGCAATACTCATAAGTATGTATAAATCATACTTGACAGTATGATTGAATACAGCTAATCCTCATTCCGGAGGCAGAAATGAGTAAGGCACTGGATAATTATAACCGTAAGCAGCAGCAGATCGTGGAAGCAGCTAAAGAGCTCTTCGCCGGATCAGGTTTCGCTGCCACAAGCATGGACGATGTTGCTGTTGCGGCAGGTGTTACCAAGCAGACAGTCTACCGCTATTTCCCGTCAAAATCGGACCTGTTCAAAGCCACACTGCAGGCGTGTACGGGCCAGGTTCCGGCCAAACATGTTTTCGGGGACGGGGATATTTCGGAAGAGTTGTACGGTTTTGCGATGCGGTTTTTGCGGTTCCATGTTTCCGCGGAATATCTGGACACCATCCGCCTTCTGATGAGCGAAGGGAGGACGGAAGAGGATCTTGGAGCTATTTTCTTTGCCAACGGACCGCAAAGGTCCAAAGATCTTTTGAGCGCTTTCCTGAAAGAACACATTCCGGAAATCAGGGATACCGATCAGGCCGCGTTCATTTTCGTTTCCATGCTCCTGAATGTGAGGATGCCCCTGCTTCTGGGCCTCAGCAAGTCGGTTTCGGAAAAAGAACTGGACAAACATGCCCGCTATGCCGTGGATGTATTTCTTAACGGTTGCAGACCCGGCGGCGGCCCGGCTTAACCTTCAGAAAAAATAAAACTATGACGCACGATAAAAAGATAGCACTGATCAACGCGGTTCTTATGGCCGGATTCATGGCCCTGTTCATGTCGGGATGCCTTTCGCTGGTCAACTTCGGACTAACGAAGAGCTGGCTCTGGGGATGGGGAAGAAGCTTCATTCTGGCCTGGCCGCTTGCCTTTGTTCTCAGCCTGTTTTCCGGAAAACACATCATGAATCTTTCACGCAGGCTGGCAAGGGCGGAAAGCGCGGAGGAACAGGCATGAGTGATACTAATCTGAAAAAGACAGGAGCGCCTGCCGGGGCAGTAACGCCTCCGGCCCACATACTATTCTCCGCAATTCGCCTTGCAGGACGTGTAGACAGCCAGATTGCGGATTGTTCCGTAGCCTGGATAGCGCCCGGCGGAGGAGGCCCGGAACCGGACCATGCCCATAAGCACGATCATCTGTTCGTGGTTCTGTCCGGATGCATCAAGGTAAGGATGGACGGCAACGAAACCACATTGAACGAACACCAGTCCATACTTGTTCCGGGAGCATGCGTGCACAGCGTGTGGAACGCCTCTTCCTACCCGGCAAAGGTGCTCGGAATCAGTCTGGACGGTTCGGAACAGGAGTAATCCGCCGAATCAGTCATCAAAATCAAAATCGCCGCCACTGTCAAAATCATCACTCCCACCGACATCCCCGGAATCCACAGCACCGGCATCCGCATCGTGCATGGAAGCGATATAATGGGCCTGTGCCATGCCCATTCCCATTGCCACACCCTCATCTTCTTCCGTGCGCATCGTCGCTTTCCCATACCTGGCACGGCGATACATCCTGCGCATGACCCACCAGATGAGCAATCCGCAAAACCCCAGCAGTCCGCCCATAAAGAACATAGCCAGAGCATCATCAGATTTTATATCCGGCTCCAGAAAACCGGAGACTACCAGCAACAGCCCTGGGAAGAACAGAAACGCCCCCAGAACAAACAGAATGAAAACCCTTATCCGCACTCCCCAGCTGACAGCCATTTGCACCTCCATGCAACAATTAATACCTTGCTCAGTATTATTGATAACACATTCGGGGCTTAGGGAGAAGAAAAGGTGGATTTATTTCGGAAGCAAAACAGGTTCAGGATAAAGCGAGATAAATATGGTTATAGGCGATATCCCCGGCAACGAATATCAACGCTGCTCCCATCAGATAATTGAACAGCCGCAGATACAGAGTATTTGCAATATATTCAGACAGCTTTGTACCGACAACAGCGTAAACCAGTGGTGCGCCGAAACCAAGGGCTCCCAGACCGACAGACCATACAGCAATCAGATTTCCATCAATCCCCGCAGCGGGAAACTGAACGGCGGTCACTGGCAGAACAGCCAGAAAGGACTTGGGATTCAACAGCTGCATCAGCAAACCGTCTCTGAATCTGAACGAACTCGCACCCTTTCCATCCAGCACGAGATTAACGTCTGAAAAGATAATCTTATAGGCAAGATACAGGATAAAAGCGGCCCCCAGAGCAGAAATAACCGGCATAACCTGATCCGTCATTATTGCGCTGCCTGCATACCCTACAACGAGAAACCACAGGCAAAGCGCAGTCCCCACTCCCATGCAGAAAGGAATGTGCGCGGTATAACGGTTTTGCACCCCGCTGTTTAAACTGAGAATATTGACAGGCCCGGGAGTGTACATGACACCCACGCTGTAAAGGACAATTTCCATCATATTGATAACCTTAATTTTTGACTTGATTCTGATATTGTTTCGGAGTGATTCCGAAAGAACGTTTGAAATGGCGGTTCAGGTGGCTGACATCAAAAAAACCGAACTCCTGCGCAACTTCAGAAGGCGGCTTTCCAGCTTCCAGAAAATCCCGCGCTCTGTTGACCTTCAGGTTGAAAATGTATTTGTGCGGAGTCAGCCCGAATTGATTTCGAAACATGCGGATTAAATGATACTTGGACATGTTGGCCACCAGGCTGAGCGCATCAATGGAAATATCTTCTGTGACATTATCATGGATGTAATCTCTAACCTTCAGCAGCAGTGTGTCTTTATTTTCCGCCCATACGTTAACATCGGCAATGCGGATGCGCTGCGCAAGTCGCTTCGCTATCTGATAGCGGCAGTGCTCGTACTCAAGAGAAAAACGATTTTTCCCGGAAATAACCTGAGACATTTCCAGAACCAGAGTCTGAAGCACGTCATCCCTGAAATGGCACTCCGGAAACCGGAACTGAGTATGATCGGAACCCGTTGAACTCCACAGCAGCGGATAAAAATCCCTGGTATCCAGATAAAGCATCGTATATTTCAAGGCTTCATCATTTCCCGGATTTCCAGTGTGCACATCGCCGGGGTTGAATAGAATAATATTTCCGGGATAGCTCTTGAACAGGCTTCCTTTGCAGGAAAATTCCTGAACGCCCTGCATGGTGACACCTATGGCCAGTTCTTCGTGGGAATGTCTGGCGTAGGAAAAATCAGACATGACGGCATTAAGCAGTTTTGTGCCCATATCGTTATCAGCGTTCACGAATTCAAAGCGATTCGATTGCATGGACATACCTTACCTCCTCTTCTGCCGACCAATATTCATAAATACAGCACAAAAAACTTGGACAGAATTGCTCATTTCATCGCCAATTGTTCATCCGAAAATCCAATTGTCCTCTACGTCACTTAGGCACCGGATCTAAACAGTCAAGCCGTTCACCCCCGCCGTCACCTTGTGGAATGACGGCAAATTAACTACAACAGCTTACCGACTCATAATTTTTCATACCGGTGTTCAGACCAGACATCTTATTGTAATCTCAACCAGTTAAAAGGCGCCTTTATGACCGACAGGATAGTGCTGTGCACATTCGATTCTCATGCGGAATCCATATTGAACATATTTAACGAGGCCATAATAAATTCAACCGCTTTATATGACTATAAAGAGCGGGATAAGGACAGTATGGTCGGATGGTTTGAAACAAAACAGGCCAAAGGATATCCGGTAATCGGCATAGAGAATCCCGCCGGAACACTTATCGGATTCGGCAGCTACGGCTCATTCAGGGCATGGCCGGCCTACAAGTACACAATCGAACATTCAATTTACGTACACAAGGACTTTCGCGGACGGGGAATTGGAAAAATACTCATGCGGGAACTGATAAACAAGGCTGCGGAAAACGACTTTCACGCTATGATAGGAGGGATCGACGCGACAAATATAGGCAGCATTCGCCTTCACGAAAAATTCGGCTTCAGGCATGTAGGCACGCTGCCCCAGGTCGGGTTCAAATTCGGCAGATGGCTTGATCTGGCCTTCTATCAGCTTATACTGAACACCCCAGCTCTGCCGAATGAAGACGGGGAATAACCTTGCAGGCAGGACAGTATCAGACTCTATCGCTGAGCA
This window harbors:
- a CDS encoding ferrous iron transport protein A; this encodes MYSNLTHAPSGISLLISRVTDEELEMNLGRMGLFIGDEITRLDEDVALQTVRVRGPKGEVVLGGGMGGKVVAHLDDGRMVPLLEMQPGEKGHVECVTAGGPLREGMEALGIRDDDPIELVRILPPMEFTALIKGRGRVRMAEGMAAKILGHIGEMECQFANAATGADFVVDKIIGGRRAKRAISSLQIEPGIIMRLESVEKASSFHLACKDRCVISSSEGLRIFLRHDQADSIVVSYDQPENGDTTE
- a CDS encoding heavy metal translocating P-type ATPase is translated as MSSPFQNAPRVVHETRNRLRIRWKTLLSPELDSDYLAAWISNLPGVRDVRVNPQGRCLIIRYNGTPESRNEILEGLNRIPPQAFSRAEPAVRRRRLIDAAWSSGLAAGLPFMPATIQAPVATAMGMPAVLAGLDTLISDGPKARVLDMTTIGASLLRADYTTAASISSMVVIGECLRQITDDRSNSLLKSLTASPVKEIWVEQDGKEVSIPFEKVQAGDVVLFSSGELIAVDGTITDGEAILDRSSITGESAPVKVSPGDEVVSGSILVEGELRVKAAGTASETSMARITRLMTGALSEQSATERKSSRLADALTPVTLGLGAALYAATGDMERALSVLTIDFACAVKFPAPVVIKTSMYAAAKEGVIFKSGTALESLAEVDAIVFDKTGTLTRGELDVTDIIVCSPRSEDELLNLAAAVENRHGHPVGQGIIREAEKRGLPPLQATDTDLSIAHGVSGVVNGSLVRAGSRHFIADDCGTDCSAVSDRTVRLRSEGKTLVYVSCDGHLEGIVALIDTIRPEAETVLESLKETGIKKIVMLTGDHAGTAAVFKKKLPLVDEIRTDLTPELKSEVVGDLQSEGYRVAVVGDGVNDAPAFTVAGMGICMSRSTGLARESAHVVLDRNSLDGLLTARAVSLRVNGILQNCFNTGVTVNTGLLAAAMAGKLSPALAATLHNLNTFAILGAAAWASSRAMPQ
- a CDS encoding transcriptional repressor, whose amino-acid sequence is MTMKIVFIVDMTGAAEKIFIDYLSRKGLTVTPQRKVIAETFLETEGHFSAEKLYGIVCVKYPEIGQATVYRTLKLLVDSGLADSLDLGEEATLYEHAYGHRHHDHLICVNCGCKVEFYDDEIERRQEKLAKANGYTLTRHRMSLYGLCENCRNKLK
- a CDS encoding nitroreductase family protein, producing the protein MSSNMMGVMDAITSRHSVRTFTDEPVSAGQLESLFQAARLAPSSLNSQPWRFKAVQDKAMLLEFGKKEVTRTQTWLSGAGAIIACCADISGYVRDSQASAFFFRDNNLVQGDTMDGIDDYVERESTAVESAKFGAAAMNVGISVSFMILRAMELGLGTCWVGMYNEQKVKELLNIPAEIRVVGLLAVGHPAAGQPTEHNRKPLEDILLP
- a CDS encoding APC family permease, translated to MSQRKIGTFSLSLMLTGSILGSGIIILPPLVLNVVGEWAIVGWLITALFGVAFAYVFAHAGTLFPGDGGAATAIEHAFGPGAKRLASYSLMSATMFGPAAVMLTIVNYLPPVLAPETAVDRFLVMAIIQVSCAGLILSGLKNMSRIGVILAALSTILLLVGSWLALYSGSGSIHHLPPFDGRSMGYSLLLMFFGIVGWEIVGNYGNEVRDPKKTIPRAALYASTIIGLVFVSVGAGMQYGSFPADAGSGVTVLLYPLFGSFAPWIMGGLVAALCVTTYIVFAGGVARLAAHLGEHGGLPAFLGKRNRFGAPMTAMICYTVIHVILIGLVCLDVIDMAGLLAVADGFFLTNALLGTLAAVRLFHKPLPKFIAVLLSMGVFIVLTMAHWPVLVAVCAMAVFVMGRARRFAWR
- a CDS encoding LysR family transcriptional regulator, whose protein sequence is MDIRELNCFLAVAFEGNLTRAAESLFLSQSALSGRIRQLEEELDCTLFVRKARGMDLTDEGETLLPYARSAVQAMEEFKARAAGLKREATPSLVVGLNTDPAFLRMAELAGLMRKAVPNARLSFIVSQSRYTAKMLRSGEMHVGFRFGMWGEEGIYDEMLSSVTLNIAIPNNLVHKVEFGNWQSLGNLPWIYSFSGCPFHVVLRERLSTYGTEPNLAEQADDENIMREFAAEGLGAAILREDEARQLKESGKAKLWPEPLHVPLCLSYPTGSGYATPLREFREVVRNVLRTDKTDGLHLPADESAAVPVITGRSQ
- a CDS encoding YkgJ family cysteine cluster protein; the encoded protein is MAARSRSRGSRSRAVKARRSSKPAPAHGRINSDNGITAEQEAVASRVTEECMDAFKNGLKPEGNSALQTGARNDIRALYEIVRASLDVFDSMLAELVLDPPMDCKRGCIYCCVNQVSLTPPEALFLGFHLLETRTPQQLLELHARARTLSESLKGKSRQEIGMTRHLYPCLFMENGTCSIYPARPLVCRGWNSVNAQMCKHSNQSGDALAPIENHPLPRLLAASVQTGLLQGARDLGLETGFLLLTRAVLLLLEGGAEHGVMNCTTDWLEGRPFFARISTLIS